A segment of the bacterium genome:
CCCCTCTCCCCCGCGAGGAGGCGCCCGGTGAGCGCATTCGTCCATCTCGTGCTGGCCGGCAACATCGGCGCCGGCAAGACCACGGTCAGCCAGCTGCTCAGCGAGCGCCTCGGCTGGCGCAGCTACGCCGAGCGCGTGGACGACAACCCCTTCCTCGCTGACTTCTACCGCGACATGCCGCGCTGGGCCTTCGCGCTGCAGGTCACCTTCCTCGTCAATCGGCTGGAGGACCACCGGCTGATCGCCGAGCGCGGCGAGAGCGCGATCCAGGACCGCAGCCTCCACGAGGACGCTCTGATCTTCGCGCGCAACCTGCGCGAGCTGGGCCTGCTGAGCGCCGGCGAGTGGGAGAGCTACGGACGGCTCTACCGGCAGGCCCTCGCACTGCTCAGGGTGCCCGACCTCGTCGTCTACCTGCGCCGCGGGCTGCCCGGCCTGCTCGCGAACATCCGCCAGCGCGGGCGGGACTACGAGGCGAACATCGATCCCGACTACCTGTCGCGCCTGAACGGCTTCTACGAGGAGTGGATCGCCGCGCGGCCCGGAGGCCGCGTGCTCGTCGTCGAGGCGGACGCCCTCGACTTCATGGACGGCTCGCGCGACCTGGAGCGCCTGGCCGAGCAGGTGCGCGCGGCCTGTCCCCAGGGCGAGCTCTTCGGGCCGCCGCCCGCGCCCGCCACCGCCGACCCCCGCTTCCGCCTCCTGCTCCCCTGAGGACGCCCCGCGCGCTCCCTCTTGGCGGCGCGCCACGGATCGACTACACTGGTGGTCCCACTCCCGCCTTCGCCGTCCACCGGAGGCCGCATGACCGCGCCACCAAGGGCGCGGGTCCTGGCCCGCAGCGAGCACATCGTCTCGCGGCGGAACATCGACCCCGACGCGCTGAAGACCCTCTACCGCCTGCACCACGCGGGCTTCCGCGCCTATCTCGTCGGCGGCGGCGTGCGCGATCTGCTCCTCGGGCGCCAGCCCAAGGACTTCGACATCGGCACCGATGCGACGCCGGAGGAGGTACTGGACCTCTTCCGCAACAGCCGCGTCATCGGCCGGCGCTTCCCCATCGTCCAGGTGATGTTCGGCCGGGACAGGATCTTCGAGGTGGCGACCTTCCGGGCGCTGGCCGAGCCCGAAGAGGAGACCGACCCCGCGCTCACCGACCAGGACACGCTGGAGGAGGAGGCTCGCCTGGAGGCCGAGGCCGACCGCCTCGAAGGCGAGGACGAGGACGAGGAGCGCGCCCAGGAGGCCGACGAGGAGGACGCCGACGCCGAATTCGACGGCGAGCGCGCCGCGGCGGGCTTCGCCGCCGCCCTCGCGCGCGACGAGGCGGCGGTCCTGGCCGCGCGCGCGCGGGCGGCCCTGGCCGCCCCGCCGCGGGAGCCGCGCTCCCGGCGCGCCTACGACCGCGGCCGCCACCTGCTCGAGTTCGCCGATCAGCGCTACGGGAGCCCGGCCGAGGACGCCTGGCGGCGCGACCTGACGATCAACGGGCTCTTCTACGACATCGCCGACTTCTGCGTCATCGACTACGTCGGGGGCCTCGCCGACCTCGAGGCGGGCTTGATCCGCGCGATCGGCGACCCCGACCAGCGCTTCCTCGGCGATCCGGTGCGCATGATCCGGGCGCTCCGCCACGCCGGGCGCACGGGCTTTCGCATCGAGCCCGCGACCTGGGCGGCCATCGTCTGCCACCGCGAGCACCTGAGCGAGTGCAGCAAGGCGCGCGTGCTGGAGGAGTTCTACCGCGACCTGCGCGGCGGCGCCGCTCTGCCCAGCCTGCGGCTGATGCGCGAGGCCGGCCTCCTGGCGGCCATCGTGCCCGCCCTCGCCGAGTACCTGCCGCCGCCGGCCGCCGAGGCCGCGCCCGCTGCGCCGAGCGCCCTGCCCCTGCCCTGGCGGCGCCTGGCCCTGCTCGACGCGGCGATGACCGAGGGCGAAGACCTCAGCAACGGCTTCCTGCTCGCGCTGCTCTTCGCCTTCCCCCTGCTCGAGGCGCTGCACGCCCGCGAGCGCGAGGACCCGCAGGCCCGCGTCGACTTCGGCCGCCTTGCCTACCGCTTCCTCAAGCCGATCACGGCCCGCCTCGGCGTCGCCCGGCGCGACACCGAGCAGCTCTTCCTCATCGCGCTCAGCCAGCGCCGGCTCGCGCGCTGTCTGGACGGGGAGCCCGTGCCGGGCTTCTTCCGCAACAAGCCCTACTTCGGCGAGGCCTACCGGCTCTTCCAGCTCGACGCCGAGGCGCGCGGCCTGGCGACGCCGCCCCTGGTCTTCGGCCGGGCGCGCCGGCGCGCGCGGCGCCGGCATCGCCGCCGCCGGAGCGCCGCCGAGTGAGCGGTCGCCGCCTCGGCCCCGCCTTCTTCGCCCGCCCGGTGGAGCAGGTCGCCCGCGACCTGCTCGGCCGCCACCTCCTGCGCGTCGTCGACGGCGAGCGCCTCGTCCTGCGCCTCGTCGAGACCGAGGCCTACGCCGGCGAGACGGACGCGGCCAGCCACGCTCGCGGCGGGCCGACGGCGCGCAATCGCGCGATGTTCGGGCCGCCGGGGGTGACCTACGTCTACCTGATCTACGGCCTGCACCACTGCCTGAATCTGGTCTGTGGCCCGGCGGGCGAAGCCGCGGCGGTGCTGCTGCGCGCGGGCGAGCCGCTGGCCGGCCTGGAGCGCATGGCCGCGCTGCGCGCCGGGCAGCCGCGGCGCGACTGGGCGCGCGGGCCGGGACGACTCTGCGCCGCGCTCGCCCTCGATCGCCGCCACGACGGGCTCGTGCTGCCCCATCCGGAGCTCTGGCTGGAGGCGGGCACGCCCTTGCCGAACGCTGCGGTGGCGCGCGGCCCGCGCGTGGGCGTCGACTACGCGGGCGCGGCGGCGCGCTGGCCCTGGCGCTTTCTGGAGAAGGGCAGTCCCTGGGTGAGCCGGGTC
Coding sequences within it:
- a CDS encoding DNA-3-methyladenine glycosylase produces the protein MSGRRLGPAFFARPVEQVARDLLGRHLLRVVDGERLVLRLVETEAYAGETDAASHARGGPTARNRAMFGPPGVTYVYLIYGLHHCLNLVCGPAGEAAAVLLRAGEPLAGLERMAALRAGQPRRDWARGPGRLCAALALDRRHDGLVLPHPELWLEAGTPLPNAAVARGPRVGVDYAGAAARWPWRFLEKGSPWVSRVSRAAAP
- a CDS encoding deoxynucleoside kinase; amino-acid sequence: MSAFVHLVLAGNIGAGKTTVSQLLSERLGWRSYAERVDDNPFLADFYRDMPRWAFALQVTFLVNRLEDHRLIAERGESAIQDRSLHEDALIFARNLRELGLLSAGEWESYGRLYRQALALLRVPDLVVYLRRGLPGLLANIRQRGRDYEANIDPDYLSRLNGFYEEWIAARPGGRVLVVEADALDFMDGSRDLERLAEQVRAACPQGELFGPPPAPATADPRFRLLLP